Proteins found in one Neofelis nebulosa isolate mNeoNeb1 chromosome 3, mNeoNeb1.pri, whole genome shotgun sequence genomic segment:
- the LOC131507461 gene encoding interleukin-8-like translates to MAAESSQRRFLLLAVFALSIFANLCEGQELQCQCIQTHSDFISPKFIKHVQLIPEGVHCSRKEIIVTLEDGKLICLDPNAEWVMILIKKIINSAPN, encoded by the exons ATGGCTGCTGAGAGCTCACAAAGAAGATTCCTCCTGCTGGCTGTCTTTGCACTGAGCATCTTTG CCAATCTCTGTGAGGGGCAAGAGTTGCAATGTCAGTGTATTCAGAcacattctgattttatttctccGAAATTCATTAAACATGTCCAGTTGATACCCGAAGGTGTTCACTGCAGCAGGAAAGAAATCAT agtcacATTGGAAGATGGGAAATTAATTTGTTTGGATCCTAACGCTGAATGGGTGATGATTCTTATCAAAAAGATTATCAACAG TGCCCCTAACTGA